The following proteins are co-located in the Streptomyces sp. DT2A-34 genome:
- a CDS encoding TIGR03619 family F420-dependent LLM class oxidoreductase, whose translation MSLRYGIQLPVQSQSTIYAETWEADAGPEDLLAVARTADRAGFAYLASCDHVAIPRRLASAMSTVWYDPVATLAFLAAATGRIRLLSHVAVVGLRHPLLTAKQFATLDHLSNGRLILGVGAGHVREEFEALGVDFERRGSALDESIDALRAALGPDEFPEHHGRLYDFEGLGQRPRPAQEQVPVWVGGSSPAAVRRAALKGDGWLPQGDPRERLPAQIARIRRLREEAAVEGPFVIGAITEPLYVGKPGWDVGRRTVAKDAEELAESLRAYRAMGVHQVQVRIRCRSRAELTDQIEAFGTEVAPLL comes from the coding sequence GTGAGTCTCCGGTACGGCATCCAGCTCCCCGTCCAGTCGCAGAGCACGATCTACGCCGAGACGTGGGAGGCCGACGCCGGGCCCGAGGACCTGCTCGCCGTCGCCCGCACCGCCGACCGCGCCGGCTTCGCCTACCTCGCGAGCTGCGACCACGTCGCCATCCCGCGCCGCCTCGCGTCCGCGATGAGCACGGTCTGGTACGACCCCGTCGCCACCCTCGCCTTCCTCGCGGCGGCCACCGGGCGCATACGGCTGCTCAGCCATGTCGCGGTCGTAGGGCTGCGGCATCCGCTCCTGACCGCCAAGCAGTTCGCGACCCTCGATCACCTGTCGAACGGCCGCCTGATCCTCGGGGTGGGGGCCGGGCATGTGCGGGAGGAATTCGAGGCGCTGGGGGTCGACTTCGAGCGGCGCGGGTCCGCGCTGGACGAGTCGATCGACGCGCTGCGAGCCGCGCTCGGGCCCGACGAGTTCCCCGAACACCACGGCAGGCTCTACGACTTCGAGGGGCTCGGCCAGCGACCGCGTCCCGCCCAGGAGCAGGTCCCGGTGTGGGTCGGCGGGTCCTCCCCGGCCGCGGTGCGCCGGGCCGCCCTGAAGGGGGACGGGTGGCTGCCGCAGGGGGATCCGCGGGAACGGCTGCCCGCGCAGATCGCCCGGATACGGCGGCTGCGGGAGGAGGCGGCCGTCGAGGGGCCGTTCGTCATCGGTGCCATCACCGAGCCCCTGTACGTCGGCAAGCCCGGCTGGGACGTCGGACGCCGGACCGTCGCCAAGGACGCCGAGGAGCTGGCCGAGTCGCTGCGGGCCTACCGGGCCATGGGCGTGCACCAGGTCCAGGTGCGGATCCGGTGCCGCAGCCGGGCCGAACTCACCGACCAGATCGAGGCGTTCGGGACGGAGGTGGCGCCGCTGCTGTAG